Proteins encoded in a region of the Mercenaria mercenaria strain notata chromosome 1, MADL_Memer_1, whole genome shotgun sequence genome:
- the LOC123536784 gene encoding neurogenic locus notch homolog protein 2-like, whose product MQISCGLPDISTNARIVHIDGTSYNASVSFTCADGFYLNGSQSANCDARGTWSHIPKCEKVIDHCELATCYHGYCQAYKENFTCVCNSGYAGLQCEREIDECNSSPCINGVCVDKIDGYSCTCDLGYEGTVCDIDTDDCLSGSCVYGKCVDSINSFSCLCYQGFNGSLCETEIDECQSKPCHNGTCVDRTGNYTCVCSPGYTGLNCENDIDECISSPCQHGSCIDGIGKYKCLCENGYTSPNCDTDIDECTSGPCKHCSCIDLIGGGYNCSCYSGFVGNDCDIDINECSSSPCLHGKCIDGIDTYTCDCYSGYNGTNCDNDINECSSNPCRNGTCADLVNGFECFCYPGFNGTQCEIDIVECSSSPCLHGKCIDGIHKYTCDCYSGYNGTKCDNDIDECMSNPCTHGTCMDGVGQYNCTCESGFTNFNCDQDINECSSNPCRNGTCADLVNGFECFCYPGFNGTQCEIDIDECSSSPCLHGKCIDGIDTYTCNCYNGYNGTNCDNDIDECMSNPCTHGTCIDGVGKYNCTCESGYTDFNCEQDINECSSNPCRYGTCADLVNGFECFCYPGFNGTQCEIDIDECSSSPCLHGKCIDGIDKYTCNCYNGYNGTNCDNDIDECMSNPCSHGTCRDGVGQYNCTCESGYTNFNCEQDINECSSNPCRYGTCVDLVDGFECFCYPGFSGTQCEIDIDECSSSPCLHGKCIDGIDTYTCDCNIGYNGSKCDNDIDECLSNPCMHGTCMDGVGQYKCICENGYRNTNCEQDIDECSSDPCQFGVCVDLLEGYNCSCYPGYEGIDCKIDTDECKSNPCLHGRCIEMNSNYTCDCYFGYTGHNCENNIDDCMSNPCVHGTYRDGVGHYNCSCESGFTNINCEQDIYECSSNPCKYGTCLDLVNGYSCSCYRGFNGSQCEYNMDECSSNPCQHGTCADGINMFTCYCDCGYTGVLCDTVMSIGSTCYFTMDTCIWQQSKSDRFDWTRKSGSTPSTSTGPTGDYSGNGYYMYIETSSPRVRGDYADLVSPVLEAQKSYCIQLYTNMYGSTMGSLSVLVQETNQNSPVTIASYSQADSTPIWRKRNVNISARRNPFKIIIRGIRGTDYQGDAAIDNTVIRYGTC is encoded by the exons ATGCAGATTTCCTGTGGGCTACCGGACATATCTACCAACGCAAGAATAGTCCATATCGACGGAACTAGTTATAACGCGTCCGTATCATTCACCTGTGCAGATGGATTTTACTTGAATGGTAGTCAGTCGGCAAATTGTGACGCACGTGGAACTTGGAGCCACATTCCGAAATGCGAAAAGGTCATAG ATCACTGTGAACTCGCTACCTGTTACCATGGTTACTGTCAAGCatacaaagaaaattttacaTGTGTCTGTAATTCCGGATATGCTGGATTGCAATGTGAAAGAG AAATCGACGAGTGTAATTCCAGTCCATGTATAAATGGTGTATGCGTTGATAAAATTGATGGGTACTCCTGTACTTGTGACCTTGGATACGAAGGGACGGTATGTGACATCG ATACAGATGACTGTCTGTCGGGATCATGTGTATATGGAAAGTGTGTTGACAGTATTAACAGCTTCAGCTGCTTATGTTACCAAGGATTCAATGGCTCCTTGTGCGAAACAG AAATTGACGAATGTCAGTCTAAGCCTTGCCATAACGGAACATGTGTAGATAGAACAGGAAACTACACTTGTGTCTGTTCACCTGGCTATACAGGGTTAAACTGTGAAAACG ATATCGATGAATGCATATCAAGCCCATGTCAACATGGATCATGCATTGACGGCATTGGAAAATATAAATGTCTATGTGAGAATGGATACACCAGTCCTAACTGCGATACTG ATATTGACGAATGTACATCTGGTCCTTGTAAGCATTGCTCCTGTATTGACCTTATTGGTGGAGGTTATAACTGCTCTTGCTATAGCGGCTTCGTCGGCAATGACTGTGACATCG ATATCAACGAATGTAGTTCCAGCCCATGCCTACACGGTAAATGTATTGACGGTATTGACACATACACGTGCGATTGTTACAGTGGATATAATGGTACAAACTGCGACAATG acatAAACGAATGCAGTTCAAATCCCTGCAGAAACGGCACTTGTGCAGATCTTGTCAACGGATTTGAGTGTTTCTGTTATCCTGGCTTCAACGGCACACaatgcgagattg ATATTGTCGAATGCAGTTCCAGCCCGTGTTTGCACGGTAAATGCATTGACGGTATTCACAAATACACATGCGATTGTTACAGTGGATATAATGGTACAAAATGCGACAATG ACATTGATGAATGCATGTCGAACCCGTGCACGCACGGAACATGTATGGATGGTGTAGGACAGTACAACTGTACTTGTGAAAGTGGTTTCACAAATTTCAACTGCGACCAAG ACATTAACGAATGCAGTTCGAATCCCTGCAGAAACGGCACTTGTGCAGATCTTGTCAACGGATTTGAGTGTTTCTGTTATCCTGGTTTCAACGGCACACaatgcgagattg ATATAGATGAATGTAGTTCCAGCCCATGTTTGCACGGTAAATGCATTGACGGTATTGACACATACACGTGCAACTGTTACAATGGATATAATGGTACAAACTGCGACAATG ATATCGATGAATGCATGTCAAACCCGTGTACGCACGGAACATGTATAGATGGTGTAGGGAAATACAACTGTACATGTGAAAGTGGTTACACTGATTTCAATTGCGAACAAG acATTAACGAATGCAGTTCGAATCCCTGCAGATACGGCACTTGTGCAGATCTTGTCAACGGATTTGAGTGTTTCTGTTATCCTGGTTTCAACGGCACACaatgcgagattg ATATAGATGAATGCAGTTCCAGCCCATGTTTGCACGGTAAATGCATTGACGGTATTGATAAATACACGTGCAACTGTTACAATGGATATAATGGTACAAACTGCGACAATG ATATCGATGAATGCATGTCAAATCCATGTTCACATGGAACATGTAGGGATGGTGTAGGGCAATACAACTGTACATGTGAAAGTGGTTATACAAATTTCAACTGTGAACAAG ACATCAACGAATGCAGTTCGAATCCCTGCAGATACGGCACCTGTGTAGATCTTGTAGACGGATTTGAGTGTTTCTGTTACCCTGGATTCAGTGGCACACAATGCGAAATTG ATATAGACGAATGTAGTTCAAGCCCATGCCTACATGGCAAATGCATTGATGGTATTGATACGTACACGTGTGACTGTAACATTGGATATAACGGTTCTAAATGTGACAATG ATATCGATGAATGCCTGTCAAATCCGTGTATGCATGGAACATGTATGGATGGTGTAGGacagtacaaatgtatatgtgaAAATGGTTACAGAAATACCAACTGCGAACAAG ATATTGACGAATGCAGCTCGGATCCATGTCAGTTTGGCGTATGCGTAGATCTACTCGAGGGTTACAACTGTTCTTGTTATCCTGGTTACGAAGGAATAGACTGCAAAATTG ATACAGATGAATGTAAATCAAACCCATGCCTTCATGGTAGATGCATTGAAATGAATTCCAACTACACCTGTGACTGTTACTTTGGATATACCGGGCATAACTGTGAAAACA atattGACGATTGTATGTCAAATCCCTGTGTACACGGTACATATCGTGATGGTGTGGGACATTACAATTGTTCTTGCGAAAGCGGCTTTACAAATATCAACTGTGAGCAAG ATATTTACGAATGTAGCTCGAACCCATGTAAATATGGCACGTGCTTAGATCTTGTTAACGGTTACAGCTGTTCATGTTATCGTGGCTTCAATGGGTCGCAATGTGAATACA ATATGGACGAGTGCAGTTCTAACCCTTGTCAACACGGTACATGTGCGGACGGTATTAATATGTTTACATGCTATTGTGACTGTGGATATACAGGCGTATTGTGTGATACCGTTATGTCTA TTGGCAGCACGTGTTATTTCACAATGGACACATGTATTTGGCAACAATCTAAAAGCGACCGATTTGACTGGACAAGAAAGTCAGGAAGCACACCCTCTACATCTACTGGGCCAACTGGAGATTACTCAG GTAACGGTTATTACATGTACATCGAAACGTCAAGCCCAAGGGTACGGGGAGACTATGCCGATCTTGTATCACCTGTTCTTGAAGCCCAAAAGAGTTACTGTATTCAGCTCTACACGAATATGTATGGATCAACTATGGGTTCACTTTCAGTGCTTGTTCAG GAAACAAATCAAAATTCGCCAGTTACAATAGCAAGCTACAGCCAGGCTGATTCAACACCAATATGGAGAAAGCGAAATGTCAACATTTCCGCTCGACGAAACcctttcaaaatcatcattagAGGTATTAGGGGAACGGATTATCAAGGCGATGCTGCCATAGATAACACAGTTATTAGATATGGCACTTGTTAA
- the LOC123566406 gene encoding uncharacterized protein LOC123566406, whose amino-acid sequence MEFTNLSAKPEVAKKIETLGETPLELTSSFAECGNVSEITNRVKKERFSVFKGKLLLNRRICIIILLVIIIVLVLASVTAVVTVYVPCQEKAAAVVDKGDCDMHLIVEKGRVVNMKGNKYGDTAEIECEDGHKLVGNNFITCLSSNDWHEIPRCIRKHCETFIAPPNAEMKHKVNSTEVGTRLSISCKEGW is encoded by the exons ATGGAGTTTACTAATTTATCAGCGAAACCTGAAGTGGctaaaaaaatagaaacattggGAGAAACCCCATTGGAGTTGACTTCTAGTTTTGCAGAGTGTGGAAATGTCAGTGAGATAACCAATAGagttaaaaaagaaagatttagtGTATTTAAGGGGAAACTGCTGTTGAATAGAAGGATATGTATTATCATTTTGTTGGTGATCATTATTGTTTTGGTCCTGGCGTCGGTAACTGCGGTTGTCACAGTGTATGTCCCATGCCAAGAGAAAG CTGCAGCAGTTGTGGACAAAGGTGACTGTGACATGCATCTGATTGTAGAAAAGGGGCGTGTTGTCAACATGAAAGGAAATAAGTACGGGGACACTGCTGAGATTGAATGTGAAGATGGACATAAGTTAGTCGGAAATAACTTTATTACTTGTTTGTCGTCCAATGACTGGCATGAAATTCCGAGATGTATCCGCAAACATTGTGAAACTTTCATTGCACCACCGAATGCAGAAATGAAACATAAGGTGAATTCCACAGAGGTTGGTACAAGACTATCCATTTCTTGCAAAGAAGGATGGTAG